One window of the Cryptococcus neoformans var. grubii H99 chromosome 12, complete sequence genome contains the following:
- a CDS encoding ADP,ATP carrier protein, variant 2 — MSKVQESTVKKPTDTDVSGFLTNFLMGGVSAAISKTAAAPIERVKLLIQNQDEMIKQGRLSTPYKGVMNTFARTYKDEGLISLWRGNTANVIRYFPTQALNFAFKDYFKTLFGFKRSEGYWKWFAGNIASGAAAGASSLLFVYSLDYARTRLANDNKSAGKGGTRQFNGLLDVYKKTLASDGLIGLYRGFIPSVAGIVVYRGLYFGLYDSVKPVVLVGALEGNFIASFLLGWTVTTAAGFVSYPLDTIRRRMMMTSGGTVHYKSMFDAASQIVAKEGSRSLFKGAGANILRGVASAGVLSLYDKAQELMFGKVYSSGSG, encoded by the exons ATGTCCAAAGTGCAAGAATCTACTGTCAAAAAACCAACCGACACAGATGTCTCTGGCTTCCTAACAAACTTCTTAATGGGTGGTGTGTCTGCAGCCATTTCCAAAACGGCAGCCGCCCCGATTGAGCGTGTCAAACTTTTGATTCAGAACCAAGATGAGAT GATTAAGCAAGGTCGTCTTTCAACACCATACAAAGGTGTCATGAACACATTTGCTCGTACTTACAAGGACGAAGgcctcatctctctctgGCGAGGAAACACAGCCAATGTCATCCGATATTTCCCTACCCAAGCACTTAACTTTGCATTTAAGGACTACTTTAAGACCTTATTCGGTTTCAAAAGATCTGAAGGGTACTGGAAATGGTTTGCTGGTAACATCGCCTCA GGTGCCGCTGCTGgtgcttcttccctccttttcgTGTACTCACTTGACTATGCTCGAACTCGTCTCGCCAATGACAACAAATCTGCAGGCAAGGGTGGTACCCGTCAATTCAACGGGCTTCTCGACGTCTACAAGAAGACTTTGGCTTCCGACGGTCTCATCGGTCTGTATCGCGGCTTCATCCCTTCTGTGGCTGGTATAGTTGTCTACCGAGGTCTTTACTTTGGTCTTT ACGATTCTGTCAAGCCTGTCGTTCTCGTTGGTGCTCTTGAAGGCAACTTCAtcgcttccttcctccttggctGGACTgtcaccaccgccgccggCTTTGTTTCTTACCCCCTTGACACTATCCGTCGTCGTATGATGATGACTTCCGGTGGTACGGTGCACTACAAGTCCATGTTCGATGCTGCATCGCAGATCGTCGCCAAGGAGGGCTCGAGATCATTGTTCAAGGGTGCCGGTGCCAACATCTTGCGAGGTGTCGCGAGCGCGGGTGTATTGTCTTTGTATGACAAGGCGCAGGAGCTCATGTTTGGCAAGGTTTATTCC AGCGGTTCTGGGTAG
- a CDS encoding RNA binding protein yields MASHTLRPHRSPSPSPEPPVNLANPAKLTRQSLGPPTSGNSKGFGSLGLGPGLASPSSPSQPRHVSSSVAMGMGNRDSLSPRPSGVGSGRAVSATTGPRPSSEFIPTREAKTPEAEQIDQWFKHLANWEATLEEMAAASTDQNFTEELGAIEQWFRVLSEAERTAALYSLLQYSTPVQIRFFISVLHHMSQSDPMSALLSPSLSGSNAFQTQVESKLSNMNLKSPSAGGGAGFAGSSGNGHYLAPDDAAAKAAKARQNRISAPGTLQPHDRWQGQLDQVVERGTSPGLESNMSGRSRSKSPTPEPRPKSTDFSGKPRESLRRESAAFPRSPRVSAGSPGIGLGIGHESPMASPFGNNASWASMVNTPLVQNFNDGKLVAPASVADLSQALNMATLQLNNPGYLPLDDARKYRRPTGGLASGQTSRNVSGQYNDDGEIVNPHTTQPGTPSGLLPNQFGGGRSPLVDQFGLGGLGIGADSTTLANLGLNYNLAGLGGVNPGLNGLTAAQAQAAQMLAMQQQLQNSQYSPFNASAPSLQPGLNPSRRGAGRGQSSHLNQHYNQHQQQHQPGRRSPNPLKSHSPAPGQQTGGGGAGGGAGVAGPEDVDVKVLEDVPNWLRVLRLHKYTPNFEKSNWNDMVLMTDQDLQDNGISAQGARTKFLKVFYNVRTKMDIAHPPGQEEYAPGPKESK; encoded by the exons ATGGCTTCCCACACTCTCCGACCTCACCGttccccctctccctctcccgaACCTCCTGTTAACCTTGCTAACCCGGCCAAACTCACCCGCCAATCTCTTGGTCCTCCCACATCCGGTAACTCCAAAGGTTTTGGATCCCTCGGCTTGGGCCCTGGACTTGCATCTCCTAGCTCCCCTAGCCAACCCAGACACGTGAGCTCGTCTGTTGCTATGGGTATGGGAAACAGGGACAGCTTGAGCCCAAGGCCAAGCGGGGTTGGCAGTGGAAGGGCCGTTTCCGCCACTACTGGCCCTAGGCCGAGCAGTGAATTCATTCCCACCCGCGAGGCCAAGACTCCCGAAG CGGAGCAAATTGATCAGTGGTTTAAACATCTTGCTAACTGGGAAGCGACCCTTGAAGAAATGGCTGCTGCGAGTACTGACCAAAACTTTACCGAAGAGCTTGGCGCGATTGAGCAAT GGTTCCGCGTTCTCTCCGAGGCTGAGCGTACTGCCGCTCTAtactctcttcttcaatatTCCACTCCGGTCCAGATCCGTTTCTTCATTTCGGTGCTTCACCACATGTCCCAATCTGACCCCATGTctgctctcctctctcccaGCCTTTCCGGTAGCAACGCGTTTCAGACTCAGGTCGAGTCCAAGCTGTCCAATATGAACCTCAAGTCCCCCTCCGCAGGCGGCGGGGCCGGTTTCGCTGGCTCTTCTGGTAATGGACATTATCTCGCTCCAGATGATGCTGCAGCAAAGGCCGCGAAAGCAAGACAGAACCGTATCTCCGCTCCTGGTACACTCCAGCCCCACGACAGGTGGCAAGGTCAGCTCGATCAGGTGGTCGAACGGGGTACATCTCCAGGTTTGGAGAGTAACATGTCTGGCCGTAGCAGAAGCAAGTCGCCCACTCCTGAACCCCGACCCAAGTCTACGGACTTTTCGGGTAAACCTCGAGAATCCCTCCGCCGTGAAAGCGCTGCCTTccctcgctctcctcgagTTTCTGCTGGCAGCCCTGGTATTGGCTTGGGTATCGGACATGAGTCCCCTATGGCCAGTCCATTTGGGAACAACGCCAGCTGGGCGAGCATGGTCAACACCCCTCTCGTACAGAATTTCAATGACGGCAAGCTCGTCGCTCCTGCTAGCGTCGCCGACCTCTCCCAGGCTCTCAACATGGCGACCCTCCAGCTCAATAACCCTGGCTACCTTCCTCTTGACGATGCTCGCAAGTATCGACGACCCACTGGCGGTCTCGCTTCCGGTCAGACGTCTCGTAACGTCTCAGGGCAATACAACGACGACGGTGAGATTGTCAATCCGCACACTACCCAGCCTGGTACACCCTCTGGCCTTCTTCCTAACCAATTTGGAGGGGGACGTTCGCCTCTTGTTGATCAGTTTGGTTTGGGCGGCTTGGGTATCGGTGCCGATTCCACAACGTTGGCTAATCTCGGACTGAACTACAACCTTGCAGGACTCGGAGGTGTGAACCCTGGTTTAAACGGTTTGACCGCCGCGCAAGCCCAAGCGGCGCAGATGCTCGCTATGCAGCAACAACTCCAGAACTCCCAATACTCGCCGTTCAACGCCTCCGCGCCTAGCCTTCAGCCGGGGTTGAATCCCTCTCGACGTGGCGCTGGTCGAGGCCAGTCTTCGCACCTTAACCAACACTACAACCAACATCAACAGCAACACCAGCCTGGAAGGCGAAGTCCCAATCCTTTGAAGTCCCACTCCCCCGCGCCTGGTCAACAGACtggcggtggaggtgctggtggtggcgCCGGTGTGGCAGGACCggaagatgtggatgtgaAGGTTTTGGAGGATGTGCCCAACTGGCTGAGAGTTCTCAGGTTGCAT AAATATACGCCTAACTTTGAAAAGTCCAACTGGAATGACATGGTGTTGATGACAGATCAGGATTTGCAGGACAATGGTATCTCGGCTCAAGGTGCGAGGACTAAG TTCCTCAAGGTATTCTACAACGTCCGAACCAAGATGGACATTGCACACCCTCCAGGGCAGGAAGAGTACGCTCCCGGACCCAAAGAATCCAAATAA
- a CDS encoding chaperone regulator, which yields MVNNTEYYKTLGLSKDASEADIRKAYRKESLKWHPDKNPGDKHAVAEEKFKKISEAYEVLSDPKKKEIYDQFGEDGLKGGGAPGGGGFGGFPGGGGGYSSFHATDPNDIFNTFFSSMGGGGGGAENIFTSFGGGGSSRGGPRMRSSRMGGGMGGMGGMPGMGGMPGGFGDEPSSSAPPPPGEIIKPLALTLEELYKGGTKRLKITRHLQSGGQAEKILEVAYKAGWKKGTKIKFAGAGNEDEYGQSQTVTFVVEEKPHNRFERVDDDLVVKLNITLSQALLGPDGGGAITKEVEQLDGRRIQVSLPEGQIVQPGQETRIQGEGMPVSKASSVKKSGDLVVKWNVIFPTRLTPEQKKDLRRILG from the exons ATGGTCAACAACACAGAGTACTATAAA ACCCTGGGTCTTAGTAAAGATGCTTCCGAAGCCGATATCAGGAAG GCTTACCGAAAAGAATCACTGAAGTGGCATCCTGACAAGAACCCTGGAGACAAGCATGCCGTTGCTGAAGAGAAGTTCAAGAAAATCAGTGAGGCGTACGAGGTCCTTTCAGATCCT aaaaagaaggagatttaTGACCAATTTGGTGAAGACGGTCTCAAGGGAGGCGGCGCTCccggtggtggtggcttTGGCGGTTTCCccggtggtggtggtggctaCAGTAGCTTCCACGCTACAGACCCCAATGACATCTTCAA CACTTTCTTTTCAAGCatgggtggtggaggcggcggTGCCGAAAACATCTTCACTTCCTTTGGCGGTGGAGGGTCCAGCCGAGGTGGACCGCGAATGCGTTCATCACGAATGGGAGGCGGCATGGGCGGTATGGGTGGTATGCCAGGTATGGGTGGCATGCCTGGTGGTTTTGGTGATgaaccctcttcttccgctccccctcctccagGAGAAATCATTAAGCCTCTTGCACTCACTCTTGAGGAATTGTACAAGGGCGGCACCAAGAGGTTGAAGATCACCAGGCATTTGCAGAGCGGTGGACAGGCCGAAAAGATTTTGGAAGTTGCATATAAGGcgggatggaagaagggcacCAAGATCAAGTTTGCCGGTGCAGGTAACGAGGATGAATATGGACAGTCTCA AACTGTCACCTTTGTAGTTGAGGAGAAGCCGCACAACCGATTCGAGCGAGTCGACGATGATCTCGTCGTCAAACTCAACATTACCCTTTCCCAAGCCCTTCTTGGTCCCGATGGTGGCGGTGCCATCACTAAGGAGGTAGAGCAACTCGATGGTAGGAGGATACAAGTTTCGTTACCGGAAGGC CAAATCGTCCAACCTGGACAAGAAACGCGTATCCAAGGCGAGGGTATGCCAGTCTCAAAGGCCAGTtcagtgaagaagagcgggGATCTTGTCGTCAAGTGGAATGTTATCTTCCCCACCCGATTGACCCCCgaacagaagaaggactTGAGGAGAATCTTGGGTTAG
- a CDS encoding G protein beta subunit-like, translating into MAPAPTQTQAPDSQGYNSDAAAQAQAAEMSVILCTAGYDHTIRFWEAWSGICYRQITLSPQWKQVNRLAISPNKAYVAAAGNGTVRIWDIQSLSNTPIATLEGHVGNVVALAYSALGKWIVTGSEDGTVKVWDTRTAQTQRIYLHDCPVNDVVIHPNQGELISCDQSGSVKIWDLAENTCTHELVPDEDVPIRSVSISSDGNTLVAANDSGMVYVWRIIPVPNANANLVPVTSFRAHTKYITRCLLSPDTKYLATCSADHTVKIWSTAGIDYTLEKTLAGHQRWVWDAAFSADSAYLVTASSDHAARLWDLSLGETVRQYDGHHRAAVCCALNDINLA; encoded by the exons ATGGCCCCAGCACCTACACAGACTCAAGCTCCGGATTCACAAGGCTACAACTCCGATGCCGCCGCCCAAGCTCAAGCGGCAGAGATGAGCGTCATTCTTTGTACTGCTGGAT ATGATCATACCATAAGATTCTGGGAAGCGTGGAGTGGTATCTGCTATCGACAAATAACACTCTCACCTCAATGG AAACAAGTGAACAGGTTAGCTATCAGTCCGAATAAGGCGTATGTAGCCGCTGCTGGGAATGGTACTGTCCG GATATGGGATATTCAGTCACTATCGAACACCCCT ATAGCAACCCTTGAAGGCCATGTTGGGAATGTAGTTGCTTTAGCATATAGCGCTTTAGGGAAATGGATTGTCACTGGTAGCGAAGACGGAACAGTCAAGGTTTGGGACACACG GACGGCTCAAACTCAACGTATATACCTACATGATTGCCCTGTCAACGACGTTGTAATCCACCCGAATCAAGGAGAATTGATAAGCTGTGATCAGTCGGGATCAGTCAAGATATGGGACTTGGCGGAGAACACATGTACACACGAGCTT GTACCGGATGAAGATGTACCTATCAGAAGCGTTAGTATATCATCCGACGGAAATACTCTCGTAGCTGCCAATGACAGC GGAATGGTTTACGTTTGGCGTATCATCCCAGTACCGAATGCCAACGCCAATCTCGTCCCTGTCACCAGTTTCCGAGCCCACACAAAGTATATCACTCGTTGTCTTCTCAGTCCCGACACAAA GTATCTTGCGACATGTTCAGCAGATCATACTGTCAAGATTTGGTCAACGGCCGGAATAGATTATACTCTTGAAAAGACTTTGGCAGGCCATCAAAGATGGGTTTGGGATGCGGCGTTTAGTGCGGACTCCGCGTATCTCGTGACTG CCTCGAGCGATCATGCAGCTAGGCTATGGGATTTGAGCCTCGGAGAGACTGTGAGGCAATACGATGGGCATCATCG AGCGGCAGTGTGCTGTGCCTTGAACGATATCAACCTCGCGTGA
- a CDS encoding carbamoyl-phosphate synthase arginine-specific large chain produces the protein MLRSLPRARASLPLRSRPLAPILRSPLLARNYAVAAPAVGSYAQVDGEPTLNSPSELARKISAKVLPKLEKPDVKKVLVVGSGGLSIGQAGEFDYSGSQAIKALRESNIETILINPNIATIQTSHHLASEIYFLPVTADYVAYVLEKERPDGILLTFGGQSALNVGIQLDKMGVLERLGVKVLGTPIRTLEVSEDRDLFVQALNEIEIPAAQSTAVSTIQAALDAAKEIGYPIILRSAFSLGGLGSGFAHDEEELRNLAAKSLSLSPQVLIEKSLKGWKEVEYEVVRDAADNTIICCNMENFDPLGTHTGDSIVVAPSQTLTDDEYHMLRSAAIKIVRHVGVVGECNVQYALDPVSRDYRVIEMNARLSRSSALASKATGYPLAYTAAKIALGHTLPELPNAVTKSTTACFEPALDYIVTKIPKWDLAKFQHVERNVGSAMKSVGEVMAIGRTFEESLQKAIRQVDPNFTGFDAYWKPEDMTAALTHNNDRRLFAIAHAMLNLDYTVDHLHDLTKIDKWFLYKLENIVNVYKTLQSTPFDKIDRELFLTAKKTGFSDLHISQLVGVKEGEVRAARKAAGVTPFVKRIDTLAAEFPAYTNYLYTTYNASTHDLEFNENGTMVLGSGVYRIGSSVEFDWCAVTCSRAIRSMGKKTIMINYNPETVSTDFDEADRLYFEELGWERVMDIYELEGADGVVVSVGGQLPQNIALRLKQTGVNVLGTDPEQIDNAEDRHKFSSILDSIGVDQPAWTEATSLQAAKEFANKVNYPVLIRPSYVLSGAAMNVVWDERQLEDKLTAAADISPLHPVVVSQFIDNAQEIDIDAVAHEGKLLVHAVSEHVENAGVHSGDATLVLPPFSLKERDMDRLREIAEKVAKAFNISGPYNMQIIRKPEEEGKEAELKVIECNLRASRSFPFVSKVLGKNFIDVAAAAIMGKNIPEPVDLMKEQRDYVAIKVPQFSWTRLPGADPFLGVEMASTGEVASFGKDIHEAYWAALLSVNGFKLPKVNSGILLGGDISRAELPEIASNLLSLGFKLYTYDANVEEFINKQPYLAIKKILVPVKDKRKLREVLEENEISCVINVSRSRAATTADADYASRRAAVDFGIPLINNAKLAVLFTETLQQKFKNSPLPYVEGQQPSEVKSWREFVGEERAY, from the exons ATGCTCCGATCCCTTCCTCGTGCCCGTGCCTCCCTCCCACTCCGATCACGCCCGCTCGCCCCCATCCTTCGTTCACCACTTCTCGCTAGAAACTATGCCGTCGCTGCCCCAGCAGTCGGCTCCTACGCCCAAGTAGATGGAGAGCCCACCCTCAACTCTCCGTCAGAATTGGCCAGGAAGATTTCAGCAAAGGTTCTTCCCAAGCTGGAAAAGCCCGATGTTAAAAAGGTTCTCGTCGTTGGCTCCGGTGGTCTCTCGATCGGCCAGGCTGGTGAATTCGACTATTCAG GATCCCAAGCCATTAAGGCTTTGAGGGAATCAAATATCGAGACCATCCTCATTAACCCCAACATCGCTACCATCCAAACTTCCCATCACCTCGCCTCCGAGATCTACTTCCTCCCCGTCACTGCCGACTATGTCGCTTACGTCCTTGAAAAGGAGCGACCAGACGGTATTCTCTTGACTTTCGGTGGTCAATCCGCGTTGAATGTTGGTATCCAACTTGACAAGATGGGTGTTCTTGAGCGATTGGGTGTCAAGGTCCTCGGTACCCCTATCAGGACTCTTGAAGTCTCTGAAGACCGAGACCTTTTCGTCCAGGCTTTGAACGAGATTGAGATTCCTGCTGCTCAGTCTACTGCCGTCTCTACCATCCAGGCAGCTCTTGATGCTGCCAAGGAGATCGGTTATCCCATCATTCTCCGATCAGCGTTCTCTCTCGGTGGTTTGGGTTCTGGTTTCGCGCacgacgaggaggagttgAGGAACTTGGCTGCCAAgtctctttctctctcacCGCAGGTTTTGATTGAAAAGAGTTTGAAGGGTTGGAAGGAGGTCGAGTACGAGGTTGTCCGAGACGCCGCGGACAACACCATCATCTGCTGTAACATGGAGAACTTCGACCCTCTTGGTACACACACTGGTGACTCTATCGTCGTTGCCCCTTCCCAGACCCTTACCGACGATGAGTACCACATGCTCCGAAGTGCCGCCATTAAGATTGTGCGACATGTTGGTGTTGTCGGTGAGTGTAACGTCCAGTACGCGTTGGACCCTGTCAGCAGGGACTATAGGGTTATTGAGATGAACGCGAGGTTGAGTCGATCTTC CGCCCTTGCCTCCAAGGCCACTGGTTACCCTCTTGCTTACACCGCCGCCAAGATTGCCCTTGGTCACACTCTTCCCGAACTCCCCAACGCCGTCACCAAATCCACCACCGCTTGTTTCGAGCCTGCTCTTGACTATATTGTTACCAAGATCCCCAAGTGGGATTTGGCGAAGTTCCAGCACGTCGAAAGGAACGTCGGTTCTGCCATGAAATCTGTTGGTGAGGTCATGGCCATCGGCCGAACCTTTGAGGAATCTTTGCAAAAGGCTATCAGGCAGGTTGACCCCAACTTTACTGGTTTCGATGCCTACTGGAAACCTGAGGACATGACAGCCGCTTTGACCCATAACAACGACCGACGATTGTTTGCCATTGCTCACGCCATGCTCAACCTCGACTACACTGTCGACCACCTCCACGACTTGACCAAGATTGACAAGTGGTTCTTGTACAAGCTTGAGAACATTGTCAACGTCTACAAGACTCTCCAGTCTACTCCCTTCGACAAGATTGACCGAGAGCTCTTCTTGACCGCCAAGAAGACTGGTTTCAGTGACTTGCACATCTCTCAGTTGGTTGGTGTCAAGGAGGGTGAGGTTCGTGCTGCTAGGAAGGCTGCTGGTGTCACTCCCTTCGTTAAGCGAATTGACACTCTTGCTGCCGAGTTCCCTGCTTACACCAACTACCTTTACACCACTTACAATGCCTCTACCCACGATCTTGAGTTCAACGAAAACGGTACTATGGTTTTGGGCTCCGGTGTCTACCGTATCGGTTCTTCTGTCGAGTTCGACTGGTGTGCCGTTACCTGCTCTAGGGCTATCCGATCTATGGGCAAGAAGACCATTATGATCAACTACAACCCCGAAACCGTCTCTACCGACTTTGACGAGGCTGATAGGCTCTACTTCGAAGAGCTCGGCTGGGAGAGGGTTATGGATATTTACGAGCTTGAAGGTGCCGATGGTGTCGTCGTCTCTGTCGGTGGTCAGCTCCCCCAGAACATTGCTCTCCGATTGAAGCAGACTGGTGTCAACGTTCTCGGTACAGACCCCGAACAGATCGACAACGCCGAGGACCGACACAAattttcttccatccttgacTCTATTGGTGTGGACCAACCAGCTTGGACTGAAGCGACCTCTCTTCAGGCTGCCAAGGAATTTGCCAACAAGGTCAACTACCCTGTCCTTATTCGACCTTCTTACGTTCTTTCCGGCGCTGCCATGAACGTCGTCTGGGACGAGAGGCAGCTTGAGGACAAGCTCACTGCCGCCGCCGACATTTCTCCCCTCCACCCCGTCGTTGTCTCTCAATTCATTGACAACGCTCAGGAAATCGACATTGACGCCGTCGCCCACGAGGGTAAGCTCCTCGTCCATGCTGTCAGTGAGCACGTTGAGAATGCCGGTGTCCACTCTGGTGACGCTACCTTGgtccttcctcccttctcaCTCAAGGAGCGAGACATGGACAGGCTCAGAGAGATCGCCGAGAAGGTTGCCAAGGCTTTCAACATCTCTGGTCCTTACAACATGCAGATTATCAGGAAgcccgaggaggagggcaagGAGGCCGAGTTGAAAGTTATCGAGTGTAACTTGCGAGCTTCTCGAAGTTTCCCCTTTGTCTCCAAGGTTCTGGGTAAGAACTTCATTGACGTGGCCGCTGCCGCTATCAT GGGTAAAAACATTCCCGAGCCTGTCgatttgatgaaggagcaAAGGGATTACGTTGCCATCAAGGTTCCTCAGTTCTCTTGGACCCGATTGCCCGGTGCCGACCCCTTCTTGGGTGTTGAGATGGCTTCTACCGGCGAAGTCGCTTCCTTCGGTAAAGACATCCATGAAGCCTACTGGGCCGCTCTTCTCTCTGTCAATGGTTTCAAGCTTCCCAAGGTCAACTCTGGTATTCTCCTTGGTGGTGACATTTCTCGAGCCGAACTCCCTGAAATCGCTTccaatctcctctctcttgGCTTCAAGCTTTACACCTATGACGCCAACGTCGAGGAGTTCATTAACAAACAGCCTTACTTGGCAATCAAGAAGATTTTGGTGCCTGTCAAGGACAAGAGGAAGTTAAGGGAAGTTTTGGAGGAGAACGAGATCTCTTGTGTGATCAATGTCTCTAGGTCTAGGGCCGCCACCACTGCGGATGCGGACTACGCCTCCAGGAGGGCCGCTGTCGACTTTGGTATCCCT CTTATTAACAATGCCAAGCTCGCCGTTCTCTTCACCGAAACTCTCCAGCAAAAGTTCAAGAACTCTCCTTTGCCTTATGTCGAGGGCCAGCAGCCTTCAGAGGTCAAGTCATGGAGGGAGTTTGTTGGCGAGGAGAGGGCGTACTAA
- a CDS encoding rab family protein has protein sequence MAEEAPVKAVQVKLVLLGEAAVGKSSLVLRFTSGDFDENTSPTIGAAFLTQKCRLENRIVKFEIWDTAGQERFHSLAPMYYRNAQAAVVVYDITKAASLEKAKAWVKELQRQANANIVIALVGNKLDLVSAAPSTSASSSSETPAEGDDEADAEAQEEEESSPAAAADDEDVRQVPTAEAEAYAKEAGLLFFEASAKAGTNVNELFTEIAKTIPFDTITPKPAGGAQQNRRDAAQDGNRVNLGEGQQAKKAGCC, from the exons ATGGCTGAGGAAGCTCCCGTCAAGGCCGTTCAGGTCAAACTCGTTTTGCTCG GCGAGGCTGCCGTTGGAAAATCATCTCTTGTTCTCCGATTCACGTCTGGTGATTTTGATGAGAACACGTCGCCAACCATCGGTGCGGCGTTCCTGACGCAGA AGTGCCGATTGGAGAACAGGATTGTCAAGTTTGAGATCTG GGACACTGCCGGTCAAG AGCGATTCCACTCTCTCGCGCCCATGTACTACCGTAATGCTCAGGCGGCTGTCGTTGTCTACGATATCACCAAAGCT GCTTCTCTTGAAAAAGCCAAGGCCTGGGTCAAGGAACTTCAACGTCAAGCAAATGCCAACATTGTTATCGCTCTCGTCGGTAACAAGCTTGATCTCGTCTCTGCCGCTCCATCCACTtctgcatcttcatcttccgaaACCCCTGCcgaaggtgatgatgaggcCGACGCTGAAGcacaggaggaggaggaatcATCTCCTGCAGCTGCCGCCGACGATGAAGACGTAAGGCAGGTTCCCACCGCGGAGGCGGAGGCGTACGCCAAAGAGGCTGGTTTGCTGTTCTTTGAGGCGAGTGCCAAGGCGGGTACCAATGTCAACGAGTTATTCACTGAAATCG CCAAGACAATCCCTTTCGATACTATCACTCCCAAACCCGCTGGCGGGGCTCAACAGAACAGACGGGACGCGGCGCAAGATGGCAACAGAGTAAACTTGGGAGAGGGACAGCAAGCCAAGAAAGCAGGTTGCTGTTAA
- a CDS encoding acid phosphatase produces the protein MPHVRKQEYKVPSKEYELEYVEVIQRHHKRTPYASNTFFKEDISWDCSEEGPYHYAKDANGLNTAPVYWQAQANTRNPFEYTVGPGFLNSTCQFPSITSQGLDDAYIHGKDLRGVYHDKLKFLPNKGEKDKYKFRVTNNVITSQTLSGLVKGLFPGGHEYDAWIQSDSWDSLEPAISCALKNTVASAITDISSEWGVHLNSSLALRERFYNVSGIEWDDDAGWSTSWDHAYDNLSAKQCHGKPLPCSLNNTAICTPQEDADAIYRLGNYEYAYKWRMAENSTLYSALTMGAWFIELQDHINGKIDGSNNVKYFHNFAHDGSISPVLGVLQIDKPMWPGMGTEVVFELWKKKKTSSSPSSSPYFIRVLLSGQPLETSTPLGTLDMVPWDEFERYLNETIPEDLVGMCARG, from the exons ATGCCTCATGTGAGAAAGCAAGAGTACAAAGTACCTTCCAAAGAATATGAACTCGAGTATGTCGAAGTTATCCAGCGCCATCACAAG AGAACGCCTTATGCTTCGAACACGTTTTTCAAAGAGGATATCTCT TGGGACTGTTCCGAAGAAG GACCTTATCACTACGCAAAAGACGCCAATGGCCTGAATACCGCACCAGTTTACTGGCAGGCTCAA GCTAATACACGAAACCCATTTGAATATACCGTTGGCCCAGGTTTCCTCAACTCGACTTGCCAATTCCCATCGATCACTTCTCAAGGTCTTGATGATGCGTATATCCACGGGAAAGATCTCCGTGGCGTCTACCATGACAAGCTCAAGTTTTTACCAAAcaagggggagaaggacaagTATAAGTTTAGGGTCACGAATAATGTGATTACCAGTCAGACGCTTAGCGGGTTGGTAAAAGGTTTGTTCCCTGGAGGACACGAGTATGATGCTTGGATCCAGAGCGATAGTTGGGATTCTCTAGAGCCAGCCATCT CTTGTGCTCTTAAAAACACAGTGGCTTCCGCCATCACGGACATTTCTAGCGAATGGGGTGTACACCTCAACAGTTCTCTTGCGCTTAGGGAAAGGTTTTACAACGTTTCGGGTATTGaatgggatgatgatgctggGTGGAGCACAAGCTGGGATCA TGCCTACGATAATCTCTCTGCAAAGCAATGCCACGGTAAACCGCTCCCATGTTCGTTGAACAATACGGCGATCTGTACCCCTCAGGAGGACGCGGATGCAATCTACAGGCTTGGGAATTACGAATACGCTTACAA ATGGCGAATGGCAGAAAACTCGACTCTTTACAGCGCTTTAACAATGGGCGCGTGGTTTATTGAGCTTCAAGATCATATTAATGGCAAGATTGATGGTTCCAACAATGTCAAATATTTCCACAA TTTTGCGCACGATGGATCTATCTCCCCTGTTCTCGGTGTCCTCCAGATCGACAAG CCAATGTGGCCAGGGATGGGTACCGAAGTCGTCTTTGAACtctggaaaaagaagaaaacctcgtcctcaccctcctcctcgccatACTTTATCCGAGTCCTTCTCAGCGGCCAGCCACTCGAAACATCTACACCGCTCGGTACGCTCGACATGGTTCCTTGGGATGAATTTGAGAGGTATTTGAATGAGACTATCCCAGAGGATTTGGTTGGGATGTGTGCGCGGGGTTGA